From one Lycium ferocissimum isolate CSIRO_LF1 chromosome 5, AGI_CSIRO_Lferr_CH_V1, whole genome shotgun sequence genomic stretch:
- the LOC132056473 gene encoding cold-regulated 413 inner membrane protein 2, chloroplastic-like: MLAKGTAIHMSFLVPLFALQAPMALVSWIQCEYGIWSAFLALIIRLFFSFPGELELSFIASLMVIVAPYQVANLSCDNLLLS; the protein is encoded by the exons ATGCTTGCAAAGGGCACTGCTATTCACATGTCTTTTCTTGTTCCTTTATTTGCTTTACAAGCTCCTATGGCACTTGTTTCATGGATCCA GTGTGAATATGGCATTTGGTCAGCATTTTTGGCACTTATTATTCgtcttttcttctcctttccTG GTGAACTGGAATTGTCATTTATAGCATCGTTGATGGTAATTGTGGCTCCTTATCAAGTTGCAAACCTAAG TTGTGATAACTTATTGTTGAGTTGA
- the LOC132056471 gene encoding amino acid permease 6-like, which yields MTPDFQKNTMYVPTELESGDVQENFDDDGREKRTGTLLTASAHIITAVIGSGVLSLAWAIAQLGWVAGPAVLFVFSFITYFTSTLLADCYRSPGPVSGMRNYTYMDVVRSHLGGVKVTLCGIAQYANLVGVTIGYTITASISMVAVQRSNCFHKNGHEASCSIESYPYMIIFAVIQIILSQIPNFHKLSWLSILAAIMSFAYAFIGLGLSIDKVAGVGHHVKTSLTGTVVGVDVSGSEKVWRSFQAIGDIAFAYAYSTVLIEIQDTLRSSPPESKVMKRASLAGVSTTTLFYILCGTIGYAAFGNEAPGNFLTGFGFYEPFWLIDFANVCIAIHLIGAYQVFCQPLYGFVEARCSQRWPDSKFINSEHAVQVPCCGANYNVNLFRLVWRTAYVVVTTVIAMIFPFFNDFLGLIGAASFYPLTVYFPIEMHIAQRKIPKYSFTWVWLKILSWTCLIVSLVAAAGSIKGLATDVKHYKPFSTQQ from the coding sequence ATGACACCTGATTTTCAGAAGAACACCATGTACGTGCCAACAGAGCTCGAAAGTGGAGACGTTCAAGAAAACTTCGATGATGATGGACGCGAAAAAAGAACAGGGACTTTGTTGACTGCAAGTGCACATATTATTACTGCTGTGATTGGTTCTGGAGTGCTATCTCTTGCATGGGCAATAGCTCAATTAGGTTGGGTGGCCGGTCCTGcggttctctttgttttttctttcatcacttacttcacttctacactTCTTGCCGACTGTTACCGTTCTCCAGGACCTGTTTCTGGCATGAGAAACTATACTTACATGGACGTCGTCCGGTCTCACTTAGGAGGTGTGAAGGTGACACTGTGTGGAATTGCCCAATATGCTAACCTCGTCGGAGTTACCATAGGATACACAATAACAGCATCTATTAGTATGGTGGCTGTACAGAGGTCAAATTGTTTTCATAAAAACGGCCACGAAGCTAGCTGCTCAATTGAGAGCTACCCATATATGATCATATTTGCAGTGATTCAAATAATTCTTAGCCAAATACCAAACTTCCACAAGCTCTCATGGCTATCAATTCTTGCTGCTATTATGTCTTTTGCTTACGCTTTTATTGGTCTTGGACTCTCCATAGACAAAGTTGCAGGAGTGGGGCACCATGTTAAGACAAGCCTAACAGGGACGGTAGTTGGGGTGGATGTATCTGGATCAGAGAAAGTATGGAGAAGCTTCCAAGCCATTGGAGATATTGCATTTGCCTATGCTTATTCCACTGTTCTCATTGAAATACAGGACACACTGAGATCATCACCTCCAGAAAGTAAGGTAATGAAGAGAGCATCACTAGCTGGAGTTTCCACCACAACCTTGTTCTATATACTATGTGGTACCATTGGCTATGCAGCCTTTGGAAACGAAGCTCCAGGAAATTTCCTCACTGGTTTTGGTTTCTATGAACCCTTTTGGCTAATTGACTTCGCCAATGTCTGCATTGCCATCCACCTTATCGGAGCTTACCAGGTTTTCTGCCAACCTTTATATGGGTTTGTGGAGGCTCGATGCAGCCAGCGATGGCCAGACAGCAAATTCATCAACTCTGAACACGCTGTGCAAGTTCCATGCTGTGGCGCTAATTACAACGTCAACTTGTTCAGGTTGGTGTGGAGAACAGCATATGTTGTAGTGACAACCGTGATTGCCATGATATTCCCCTTCTTCAATGACTTCTTGGGTTTGATCGGGGCAGCATCGTTCTATCCATTAACCGTCTACTTCCCAATAGAGATGCACATTGCCCAGAGAAAGATACCAAAGTATTCTTTCACATGGGTATGGCTGAAAATACTAAGCTGGACTTGCCTGATCGTATCACTTGTTGCAGCTGCTGGATCTATCAAGGGTCTTGCCACTGATGTCAAGCATTACAAGCCTTTCTCAACTCAACAATAA